The following is a genomic window from Stenotrophomonas maltophilia.
TCGCGGCCGATCACCTGGCCGACGTGGTGGATGAAATAGCTGAGCAGGCGGAACTCCTGCGGGCTGAGCGCAAGCGGCTGGCCGTCCAGCTCGAAGCGGCCGCCGTTAATGTCCAGCTGCAACGGGCCGCAGTGCAGGCGCGGGCTGGCGTGGCCATGGCTGCGGCGGATCAACGCGCGCAGGCGCAGCACCAGCTCGTCGGCCTGGAAGGGTTTGGTGAGGTAGTCGTCGGCGCCGGCATCGAAGCCGGCCAGCTTGTCGTGCCAGCGTCCGCGCGCGGTCAGCACCAGCACCGGGAAGTGGCGCCCGTTGCCGCGCCAGCGCTCGATCACGCTCAGCCCATCCAGCCCGGGCAGGCCGAGATCGACGATGGCCGCCTGCAGCTCTTCGATCTGGCCGATCTCCTCGGCCTGGCGCCCATCGGACACCGCCTCCACCACATAGCCGGCCTGTTCCAGCAACGGCACCAGGCGTTGCACCAGCGCGGCATCGTCCTCGACCAGCAGGATACGCATCAGTCGTCCAGCTCCGTCTTCAGCAGCTTTCCATTGCGCGCATCATAGTCCAGCTCCACCACCACGCCGTCGCCACGCAGGATCTCCACCTCGTAGACGCCGTCGTCCAGTTCCACTTCCAGCAGCTGGCCGGGGTAGCGCCGCAGGGCATCGCGGACCACGCCTTCCAGTGGCACGTATCGGCCCTGCTGCACCGCGCGGCGTGCGACCTGCTGGGCAGGGTCCTGCACGGGCGCGGCGGCGACCAGGGGGCCAGACAGGGCCAGCAACAGGGGCAGGGTGGAGAGCATCGCGCACGCCGCAAAGAGAGGGGGGACGGGCGTGAGTGTGCCGATGGCGACTAACCGTTGGCTAACAGCCTTGGCTAGGGCGCTGTTAACCCAGGCGGGCATCGTGGCGTTGCCGGGATGGTCCGGCCACGAACAGGAGAACCCCCATGTTGAAGTCGCTCACCCTGGCCACCGTTGCCACCCTGGCGCTGGCGCCGGCCGTGCAGGCCGCGCCGCTGGGCCTGGCCCAGGCCGAACAGGCCCTGCGCAAGGCCGGCTACACCCAGATTCACGAGATCGAACGCGAGGATGGCCTGTGGGAAGCGGACGTGAGCCGCGCCGATGGCCGCTTCAGCGAGGTCTTTGTGGACCCCAGGACCGGCGAGATCTTCGACGAGCACAGCGGCCGTGCGCTGCTGAGCACCGAGCAGGTGCTGGCACGGGCACAGGCGCATGGCCTGCGTGACATCCACTCGCTGGAACGCGATGGCGCGACCTGGACGCTGGAAGCCCGCAATGCGCGCAACCAGAAGGTGGAAGTGCGCCTGAGTGGCCATGACGGCCGCATCCTGCACAGCGAGCGCGACGGCTGGCTGGATTGATTCCGGCCCATGTAGAGCCGAGCCCATGCTCGGCTTTGCGGCCAACAACAGCCGAGCTTGGGCTCGGCTCGACAGAATGATTACCAGCCGTACGGCGGCGGGTAATCCCAGCCCGGGCCACGGCCGTAGTAGCCGCCATAGGGGCCGAAGAAGCCCGGGCCCTTGCCCTCGCTCACATGGATGTTGAGGTTGACCCCGCGGGTCTTGCCTTCATCGGTGGTGTAGTTCTTGCTCAGGTTCAGCGTGGCTGCGTTGTAGTGGCTGTTGCCGCCGCCCTTGGAATAGCCGATGCCGGTAGTGAAGCTGCCGGACACCTTGACCTTGTCGTCAGTCACATCGGCGATCTTCGCGTCATCGTGCACGCGCGGGCCGCTCTTGTCGCCGTAATAGGTGCCGGGCGGATCCTGCTGTACGGACGGATCATTGAGGTAGCGCATCGGCGCCTGCGGCACGGTCAGATCCAGGCCAGCGGCCTGCGGCGCGGTGGCGCCGGCAGCGGACTGGGCCAGCACGGTTCCCGGCAGGGCCAGGCACAGCAGCAGGGTGAGGGGGCGGATCATCACGGCGCTCCAGCGGACAGGGACCACGCAACATGCGGCGGTACAGCCCGACGCTAGCAGGGCCAGCTTGAATGATGCCTGTCGCGGGCCCGTAGCGTCGAGCCATGCTCGACTGCCTCTGCCAGAAGCAGTCGAGCATGGCTCGACTCTACCAAGGCGTTACGCCATCCGTTCAATCCTCGGCGTCATGCCACCCGCCCGAACCCGAACAGCTCCTCCAGCGGGTGCTTCCGCCGCTCGATGCGGGCCCGCAGCAGCTGCGCGCCGATCATGGAATAGGTAATACCGTTGCCGCCGTAGGCCATGGCGAAATGCACCCGGGGGCCCCACTGCGCGTGCGGGCCGAAGAACGGCAGGCCGTCGGCGGTCTCGGCGAAGGTGCCGGCCCAGGAGAAGGCAGGCACCGGGTCCAGCCGTGGGAACCAGTGCCGCAACTGCTTCATCAGCTGGTCGGCCTTGCGCTGCACACGGCGGTCGCGGCGGGCGGGGATATCGATGGCGTCGTCCAGGCCCCCCACCAGCAGCCGGTGGTCGCCGGTGGCGCGCAGGTACAGGTAGGGCCGTGCGCTTTCCCACACCATCGTGTTCCGTAGCCGCCCCAGCAGGTCCGTGTCGATGGGATCGGTGATGAAGGCATAGCTGCTGCGGTTACGGGCCACGCGCTGCTGCAACCACTGCTGGTTGGCATAGCCCATCGCCAGCACCACATGGCGCGCACGCAGGGTGGCACCGTCTTCGGTGCAAGCGCTCACGCCACGCGTGCTGGGCGTGAGCGTATGCAGGACGGTGCGGTCATGCACGTGGCCACCACGCCGGCGCACGCGCTGCAGCAGTGCATAGGTCAGCCGGTACGGATCGACGCGGGCCGCCTGCCGGGTCAGTAGGGCGCCGCCGCCCGCCACGTCGAAGCGCTCGCGCAGCGCGTCCGGCCCCAGCCAGCGGGCATCCAGGCCGATGCTGCGGCGGGCATCGCCTTCTGCCATCAGGCGCGGCACGTCGCGCGTGCGGCTGGCCAGGTACAGGCTGTCCATCCGCTGGAAATCCACGTCCTTCAGGCCGTGCGCCACCTCGCCCAGCGCCGGGATCGCCTCGGCACAGGCGAGGTAGGCCGCCGCCGCCGCGTCATGGCCGTAGCGCTGGGTCAGTTCCAGCAGGTGCGTGTCGATCTCGTACTGCAGCAGCGCCGTGCTGGCGGCGGTGCTGCCCCAGCCGATGTCGCGCTGCTCGATCACCGCAACATCCTGGCCATGCCGGGACAGTTCGTCGGCGATCAGCGCACCGGTAATGCCGCCGCCGACCACCAGCACGTCGCAGCGCAGGTCCTGCTGCAGCGGCGGGAAGGCGTGGATCAGGCCGTTGCGTACCGCCCACCACGGGTAGCCACTCTTGAGGTCCATGGGGTGGTGGCTCAGGCCGTGGGCTGGCCGGTATGCGGGGTCTGGATCAGTTCGGACAGATCGAAGCCCTGCAGGCGCGCGGCCGCCAGATAATGGTCCTGCACGGTGGCGTCCAGGCGGGGCTCGCGGGCCAGCAGCCACAGGTACTTGCGATCGGGGCTGCCGACCAGTGACACGCTGTAGTCCGGCGCAACCTGGATCACCCAGTAGTCGCCCTTGGCGAACGGCAGCCAGCGCAGGCCCTTGGGCAGGAAGCTGACCTCCAGCCGCGCGCTGTCGTTGTCGATGGCGCAGGCTTCGCCGCTGGCCTCCTCGATCTCACCGTCCATGCGGCAGCGGTTGGTGACGCCGACGTTGCCGTTGTCGAGCAGGGTGTAGTGCGCCGACACGTCGGTGCAGCCCTCCGGTTCGTGGCGCATGGGCAGGCGCGCGATCTCGTACCAGGTGCCCAGGTAGCGGGGCAGGCGCAGGTCGGCAACGGTCTTCAGGGGCGGCAGTTCGGTCATCGGTGGGCTGGGCTGGGCAGTGGCCCCCACCATGCCGATGGCCCTGCCACGGACGGGTGAAGCCGGGGCGATGGCCGTGTCCAGAACGTTGCGTCGCCCCGGCGCTGCGTCCGCTGTCACCGGCGCGGCGGTATCCTGCTGCCAGCGCCGGTCTTTTCCGTTCCAACCGAGGTGGAGGTGCCGATGTACCAGGTGATCCTGTTGAAGAGTGAATCCGCGTTCGCACGCGAGCAGTGGCCACAGGTCGATGACTTGGTGGATTACGAAGGCGTCAGCTACAGCCTGCGTGCCGGCCCGCGCCAGCCGCTGCCCACCGACCACGACTGGCACCCGGTGGCGGTGTATGCGCCGGACGAGATCACCGAGGAAGAGTTCCAGGACTGGTACGCGCTGCAGCAATCCACAGTGGAAGAGCTGCGGCTGAAGTACTGATGCTGGCGATGGGGCCTGGGACCACGCAGACGCGTAGCTTCGAGCTTGCTCGACGGCCGTTCCATCCGCCCTTTACCGGCTCTGCCGTATAGTCGCGCGCAGGCGCGGTGGTCCGCGTGAACCGGTGTGGCTGGCTTGTCTTCCTTCCTGCAATTGATCCGTAAACGAGGGCCCTGGCTGGCCCTGCTGCTGTGCAGCGTCTTCCTGTTGTCCGCGCCGGTACTGGCGCAGGATGAGGACCCCACGCCCAAGCAGCAGCTGGCGGACATCGATGCGAAGCTGAAGGACGTTGACCGTAAACGCGGCGATGCGGAGGCCATCGAAACACTGGCCATGCTGTCCGAGGATGCCTCGAAGGCGCGGCGTGATGCCGAGGCACTGGAAAAGGCGCTGCAGCCACAGAAGGACCGGCTCGACGAACAACTGGCGCAGCTGGGCACGCCTGCCGAAGGCGTTAGCGAGCCGCCCGAACTGGCAGCGCAACGACGCACCCTCACCAAGCAGCGCGACAACCTGGCCGCCTCGGTCGCGCAGGCCAAGGCCAGCGCCGTGCGCGCGCAGCAGCTGGCGACCGACATCGACCAGCAGCGCACCGCACAGCGCACTGAAGAACTGGGCCAGAAGGTGGCCTCGCCGTTGTCGCCGGCATTGTGGAGCAAGGTCGCCGAGCGCTTGCCGATCGATATCGCGCGCGTCGCCCCGCTGGCCGAGCAGGGGCGCGCTGCGCTGGTGGCCGGTATCGCCACCCACGGCTGGGGCACCCTGCTGCTGGGCGTGGTGGTGGCACTGGTGATGATGTTCCCGCTGCGGCTGTGGCTGCGCGCGCTGGGGCGGCGCTTTGCCGCGTCCGAGCGTGCGCCCGATGGCCGCCTGCGCCGTTCCGGCCTGGCCATGTGGCTGCTGCTGGTGGGCACGCTGCTGCCCGGCTACGCGGTGGTGGTGCTGATGGCGGCATTGAAGGCCATCGATGCGATCGCGCCGCGCCTGCAAGTGGTGGCCGACGGCCTGGAGACCGCGACCTTCCGCGCCGCCTTCATCGCCGCACTCAGTGCCTGCCTGCTGGTGCCCAAGCGCCCATCGTGGCGCCTGTTGAACCTGGATGACACCGCCGCGCTGAAGCTGCGCAAGTACGCCTGGGGCGCGGCAGCCCTGGCCTGGCTGAGCACGGTGCTGGTGGCGATCGACCAGGCCACGCGCACCAGCGATGTGACCACAGTGGCGCTGGATGGCCTGATCGCGCTGACCTACCTCGGCCTGATCATGGCCATGTTGGTGACACTGGCCCGCCTGCACCGCCGGCAGACCGCCGAAGCCGAAGCCAAGCTGGAGGCACAGGCCGACGGGCAGGGCGCGAGCACGCCAGTGCGGCGCAGCAGCTGGCTGGTGCTGGCCCGGGTGGCCGGCAACATCGCGGTGGTGGCCGCCATCGTTGCAACGTTGCTGGGCTACTTGAACTTCGCCAAGTTCGTGAACCAGCAGCTGATCGGCGGCAGCATCGTGGTGCTGGCCGCGACCCTGCTGTTCAAGTTCGTGGATGACCTGAGCACCTGGATGCTCAACGCCGACAGCAAGGTCGGCCAGACCATCCTGCTCAGCACCGGCCTGAGCGTCTCGCGGCTGGAGCAGGCCGGCGTGCTGCTGTCGGCGGCGCTGCGTACGGTGGTCGTGCTACTGGCACTGCTGGCGCTGGTGGCGCCGTTCGGCAACATCGGTGCGGTGGTGGAGCGTTTCGCTTCGCTGCTCACCACCGGCATTCCGCTGGGCGGCACCACGTTGAAGCCGATGGGGATCGTGCTGGCGGTGCTGGTGCTGCTGGCCGGCCTGGCCGTCACTCAGCTGGTGCAGCGGTGGCTGACCGATACCTACCTGCCCAAGACCGAGCTGGATCTGGGCGCACGCAATTCGGTGAGTACGGTGGCCCGGTATCTGGGCATCATCATCGCCGTGTTCTGGGCGCTTTCGGCGATGGGCCTGCCGCTGAGCAAGCTGGCGTTGCTGGTCAGCGCGCTGTCGGTGGGTATCGGCTTCGGCCTGCAGGTGATCACCCAGAACTTCGTGTCCGGCCTGATCCTGCTGGCCGAGCGTCCGGTGAAGATTGGTGACTGGGTGAAGCTGGGTGACCAGGAAGGCGACATCCGTCGCATCAGCCTGCGTTCGACCGAGATCCAGGTGAGCGACCGGTCGACACTGATCGTGCCTAATTCCGAGCTGGTCACCAAGACCGTGCGCAACATGACGATGGGCAACAACCAGGGGCGCATCCAGATCCAGTTCGCAGTGCCGCCCAGCACCGATGTCGGCAGCCTGCGCGATGCGCTGTTGCAGGCCTACGCCGCGCATACCAACGTGCTGAAGCAGCCGGAGCCGTCGGTCTACATCGACAGCATTGCCGGAGGGCAGATCACCATCAACAGCTTTGCCTATGTGGCCAGCCCGCGGCAGGTGTACGCCACCCGCAGCGATCTGTACTTCAGCCTGCTGCAGATTCTGGCCGAGCGGAACATTCCGCTGTCGACGCCGACCGACATCCACATCACCCGCGACCCGCAGGAATAAGGGGCTCTGCAGGGCTACGCCCTGCACCCGCGCTGGCCGGCAACATCGATCCGGGGTCAGATCCGTTTTCCGCAGGAAAACGGATCTGACCCCTTGCGTCGAGCGTATCCACGCACGGCATGGATCTACCCGCGCGGTCGGCTGCGCGAGGGCACCAGTGCGAAGGTATCCACCGCCAGCTTCTCGGCATGGTTCAACCACGCGCGGATCTCCAGATCGTCCACTTCGTGGTCCAACCCGAACGACACGTTGATCTTGCCGTCCGCATCAGGCTGCACCCACTGCTGGGCCAGCACCACCTTGCGCTGCGAGGACACCGCTTCGATCCAGAAGCCGCGATCCGGGCGCGTGCTCGCCACCAGCTGCAGCATGTACTGGCCGGCACGGGTGCGACGGCCCTTCTGGGTGATCATGTGTGCCTGGCGCACGCTCGGACGGGGGGCCCTGGAACGCATCCAGCGGCGCATCCACGGCGATGCCGCCGCGCAGGTCGTTGTCGCGGTACAGCTTGATGCCGTTATCGCGGTTGACCAGCAATGCACACCAGTCGCCGTCGGCCGAGCCATCCTCGAACGCGGTACAGCGATCGACATAGGCCAGCGTGTTGTCCGGGTCCGCATCATCGAACTGGCGTGAGGTGTTCTCCAGGTACACCGACTTCAGGCCCCAGTTCTTGTCGTACTCCAGCAGCACCGGCGGCTGCACCTGCTGCAGGCCGACCAGCACCTGGTCGTCGCCGTTGATCTTCAGTTCGCGGGTGGGCTCGCCCAGCCACAGCGAGCGGGCGAAGGCGAGGTACTGCGGGTAATCGCGGCCGCCCTCGCGGCGGGTGGCCACGCTGGCGCTGGGTGCGCGCTGCGGGTCGATCAGCGAGCGGCCAAAGCCCATCGTCTTCAGGTTCGGGTCCAGCAGGCTGAGCAGGGTGGCGCCCGAATCCAGCGTGGTGCCGGCGTCGCTGGCCAGCTGGCGCGGGGCAATGCCATCGCCCAGGAACAGCAGCAGGTTCTCGCGCTTCTGCTGGGTCAGGATGTGGCTCAGATCGTTGGGCATGGCCAGATGATCGGAGGCGATCACGATCAGCGTGTCCTTGCCGTACGGGCTGGCCTGGATGCGCTGCACCAGCTGCGAGATCAGCCGATCGCTGCACTTCAGCGCGTTGAGCATGTTGATGTTGCCGTACGGCCCCTGGTAACGCTGGCCCTTGCAGGCCACCGGCAGATGCCCGGCCGGGTGGTGCGTATCCATGGTCAGCGTGGTCAGCATGAACGGCGCTCCCTCGCGCGAGAGCTGCTCAAAGCGCTGGTAGGCCGTATCCAGCAGCACGTCGTCGTGCACGCCCCACGGCGAGTAGTGCATCCGGCCGATCTTCTTCTGCTGCTTGAACCAGTCCAGATCGTGTACTTCGTCGAAACCGTGGCTGGCCAGGAACCGGCCCTTGCCGGCGAAACGGCCGTTGGCACCGCCCAGGTAGTGGTTGGTGTAGCCCTGCTGCTTCAGGTAGTCGCCCAGGCACACCGCCTTGGGCAGGAAGCTGCCCATGCGATCCATGCTGTTCTCATCGCCCTGCGAGGTGGTCAGCGGCACGCCGCACATCGACGACACCAGCCCGGCGATGGTCCAGCCGCTGCCTTCGGCTGAGGCCAGCCCGCGAACGTCCAGCGATCTGGCGGCCAGCCGGTTGAGGTTGGGCATCAGGCCGGGAAACACCGCCTCGTCCAGATAGGTGCGCTCCAGGCTTTCACCGTAGATCCAGACGATGTTGCGCGGGCGCTGCAGCGGCTGCGTCGGTACCTGGTATTCAGGGGCGATGCGGGCGAAATCGACCGGGCGCAGCTGCTGGTAAAGACGCTGGCCGTCGCGGGCCAGCGGACTGATCATGACCGTGGCCAGCCACACCGCCGCGAAACCGGCAAACCATGCACCGCCCGGGCCGGGCCGGCGCCAGCGCTTCACCCGCGTGGCAAACAGCGGCAGCAGCGAGACCAGCGCCAGCACGATGAAACCGGCGATATAGCCCTTGAAGTCGGAGACGCCGGCGCCCTCCATGTCCGCGCCGAGGTGGTACAGGGTGGCGGCGTTGAGCCCATCACCCGAGAGCTTGTCGATCAGCCACCACGCGCTGAGCATGAGCAGCAGCAGCGAGAATGCAGCGGCCTTCCACCACACCCACTTTGCGGACGCGAGGAACAACCAGCACAGCAGCAACAACGACAGCAGCAGTATCCAGAGCATAGGCAGCTTCGGCAGTGACGGGGTGGTGGCGATGGACGTCGTACCGACGCGTGTCCATCCGACCGGCGCTGCCGCAAGCACATACACATGACAGGCCGATGACCCGATAGTGCATGCACGAACCTGACTGAAATGTTTGTTGAAATGACGCGCGCGAAATCGCGCTCAGAAGGTAAAACGAGCGTGAAAGGCTTCGTTGGATTGCATTAAAAACCGCATGAATACGGCGGTTTGTTCTACGTCAGCGATGGCCCCGTTCTTCGCGTGCACGCGCGCGACGATCGAACAGCAAGGCGCTGGTCACGATGCCCAGCCCCAGCACCACGCCGATCAACAACAGCACCAGCGCGATCAGTGGATAGCCGAACAGATGCCATCCGGTGTCGATCTTCATCATCATCGCAGCGGCCATGATCAAGGCAGCACTGATGATGCCGGCGGCCACGCGGTTGGCGATCTTCTGCAGATTCTCCATCAACCGCGATTCTTCCAGCCCGGTCACTTTCATCTGCAGGCGGTTCTCGGCCAGCAGCGCCATGATGTCCGACAGCTTGCGCGGCCCGTCGCGCAGCAGCTGCTGCAGTTCCATCGCCTCGCTGGCGATGTTGGCCGCCGACAGCGATTTCTTCAGGCGTGCGCGCATCACGTGCTGCAGCTGGCGCTCGACGATGCGGCGTGTGTCCAACTCCGGCGCCAGCAGCCGGCACACCGTTTCCAGGTTGAGCAGGGCCTTGCCCAGCAGGCTCAGTTCCGGTGGCGTGCGCAGCCCACAGGCGGTGGCGATGCGCACCATGTCCAGCACCACGCGGCCTTCGGAAAAGCTGCCGCTGGCCGCGTAGCGTGCGATCAGCTGGCCGGTTTCGCGCAGGTAGCGCTCTTCGTCGAACGCTTCCAGTCGCGTACTGATGCTGATCAGGTCATCGGCCACTTCCTCGCCACGGCCATCAACGGCGGCGAACAGAATCTTCAGCAGGCGTTCGCGCAGGCGCGGCGGCATGTGCGCGACCATGCCCAGGTCGAAGATCGCCAGGCGCCCGTCGGGCATCACCCGCAGGTTGCCTGGATGTGGATCGGCGTGGATTTCGCCGTGCACGAAGATCTGGTCCAGGTAGCCGCGGATCAGCGCGGCCGCCAGCGGGTCCATCGATTGTTCGGTGCGGCGCACGCCGGGAATCGCATCCACGCGCACGCCGGTGGCCAGCTCCATGGTCAGCACGCGCTGGCTGCTGTAGTCCCAGATCGGCTGCGGCACCCACAGCCGGCGGAAGGGCTTGAGGTGGCGGCCGAAGCGCGACAGGTTCTCGGCCTCGGCGTGGTAGTCCAGCTCCTGCATCAGCGTCTTGGCGAACTCGTTGAGCCAGTCGCGCAGCCGAACGCGGCGGCCGACCTGGGTCAGATGGTCGGCCGCCAGCGCAAAGCTGCGCAGCGCTTCAAGGTCAGAACGCACCTGTGCGGCGACCTCGGGCTTCTGCACCTTCACCGCGACCTGTCGGCCATCGTGCAGCACCGCGCGATGCACCTGGGCCAGAGATGCGCACCCCAGTGGCTCGGGATCGAACGCGGCGAACAGCTTGTTCACCGGCGCCCCCAGCTCCTGCTCGACGATGGCGTGGATGCGCTCGACCGGTACCTCGGCCACCTTTTCCTGCATGCGCTCCAGCGCGGTGGCGAACTCCACTGGCACCATATCCGGGCGCGTGGAGAGCATCTGGCCCAGTTTGACGAAGGTCGGCCCCAGCGCTTCCAGGTCGCTGACGAACTGCTCCGGGTTGCCATCGGCCGGCACGTCGGCATGGTTGCTGGCCGCGTCCAGGTTCATGCCCGAGAACACGCCCGAATGGCGGTAGCGCATCAACAGGCGCAGGATCTGGCTGCGCCGGTTCATGCCTTTGACCAGTGGAGGATTGCCAGCGGCGGTGGGCGGGTTG
Proteins encoded in this region:
- a CDS encoding response regulator transcription factor, which gives rise to MRILLVEDDAALVQRLVPLLEQAGYVVEAVSDGRQAEEIGQIEELQAAIVDLGLPGLDGLSVIERWRGNGRHFPVLVLTARGRWHDKLAGFDAGADDYLTKPFQADELVLRLRALIRRSHGHASPRLHCGPLQLDINGGRFELDGQPLALSPQEFRLLSYFIHHVGQVIGRDRLGEQVFDGGLDADSNALDVLLGRVRRKLGAELIQTVRGQGWRLAAP
- a CDS encoding PepSY domain-containing protein, whose amino-acid sequence is MLSTLPLLLALSGPLVAAAPVQDPAQQVARRAVQQGRYVPLEGVVRDALRRYPGQLLEVELDDGVYEVEILRGDGVVVELDYDARNGKLLKTELDD
- a CDS encoding PepSY domain-containing protein — protein: MLKSLTLATVATLALAPAVQAAPLGLAQAEQALRKAGYTQIHEIEREDGLWEADVSRADGRFSEVFVDPRTGEIFDEHSGRALLSTEQVLARAQAHGLRDIHSLERDGATWTLEARNARNQKVEVRLSGHDGRILHSERDGWLD
- a CDS encoding NAD(P)/FAD-dependent oxidoreductase encodes the protein MDLKSGYPWWAVRNGLIHAFPPLQQDLRCDVLVVGGGITGALIADELSRHGQDVAVIEQRDIGWGSTAASTALLQYEIDTHLLELTQRYGHDAAAAAYLACAEAIPALGEVAHGLKDVDFQRMDSLYLASRTRDVPRLMAEGDARRSIGLDARWLGPDALRERFDVAGGGALLTRQAARVDPYRLTYALLQRVRRRGGHVHDRTVLHTLTPSTRGVSACTEDGATLRARHVVLAMGYANQQWLQQRVARNRSSYAFITDPIDTDLLGRLRNTMVWESARPYLYLRATGDHRLLVGGLDDAIDIPARRDRRVQRKADQLMKQLRHWFPRLDPVPAFSWAGTFAETADGLPFFGPHAQWGPRVHFAMAYGGNGITYSMIGAQLLRARIERRKHPLEELFGFGRVA
- a CDS encoding lipocalin family protein; amino-acid sequence: MTELPPLKTVADLRLPRYLGTWYEIARLPMRHEPEGCTDVSAHYTLLDNGNVGVTNRCRMDGEIEEASGEACAIDNDSARLEVSFLPKGLRWLPFAKGDYWVIQVAPDYSVSLVGSPDRKYLWLLAREPRLDATVQDHYLAAARLQGFDLSELIQTPHTGQPTA
- a CDS encoding DUF3772 domain-containing protein; this translates as MAGLSSFLQLIRKRGPWLALLLCSVFLLSAPVLAQDEDPTPKQQLADIDAKLKDVDRKRGDAEAIETLAMLSEDASKARRDAEALEKALQPQKDRLDEQLAQLGTPAEGVSEPPELAAQRRTLTKQRDNLAASVAQAKASAVRAQQLATDIDQQRTAQRTEELGQKVASPLSPALWSKVAERLPIDIARVAPLAEQGRAALVAGIATHGWGTLLLGVVVALVMMFPLRLWLRALGRRFAASERAPDGRLRRSGLAMWLLLVGTLLPGYAVVVLMAALKAIDAIAPRLQVVADGLETATFRAAFIAALSACLLVPKRPSWRLLNLDDTAALKLRKYAWGAAALAWLSTVLVAIDQATRTSDVTTVALDGLIALTYLGLIMAMLVTLARLHRRQTAEAEAKLEAQADGQGASTPVRRSSWLVLARVAGNIAVVAAIVATLLGYLNFAKFVNQQLIGGSIVVLAATLLFKFVDDLSTWMLNADSKVGQTILLSTGLSVSRLEQAGVLLSAALRTVVVLLALLALVAPFGNIGAVVERFASLLTTGIPLGGTTLKPMGIVLAVLVLLAGLAVTQLVQRWLTDTYLPKTELDLGARNSVSTVARYLGIIIAVFWALSAMGLPLSKLALLVSALSVGIGFGLQVITQNFVSGLILLAERPVKIGDWVKLGDQEGDIRRISLRSTEIQVSDRSTLIVPNSELVTKTVRNMTMGNNQGRIQIQFAVPPSTDVGSLRDALLQAYAAHTNVLKQPEPSVYIDSIAGGQITINSFAYVASPRQVYATRSDLYFSLLQILAERNIPLSTPTDIHITRDPQE
- a CDS encoding ABC1 kinase family protein — its product is MNRRSQILRLLMRYRHSGVFSGMNLDAASNHADVPADGNPEQFVSDLEALGPTFVKLGQMLSTRPDMVPVEFATALERMQEKVAEVPVERIHAIVEQELGAPVNKLFAAFDPEPLGCASLAQVHRAVLHDGRQVAVKVQKPEVAAQVRSDLEALRSFALAADHLTQVGRRVRLRDWLNEFAKTLMQELDYHAEAENLSRFGRHLKPFRRLWVPQPIWDYSSQRVLTMELATGVRVDAIPGVRRTEQSMDPLAAALIRGYLDQIFVHGEIHADPHPGNLRVMPDGRLAIFDLGMVAHMPPRLRERLLKILFAAVDGRGEEVADDLISISTRLEAFDEERYLRETGQLIARYAASGSFSEGRVVLDMVRIATACGLRTPPELSLLGKALLNLETVCRLLAPELDTRRIVERQLQHVMRARLKKSLSAANIASEAMELQQLLRDGPRKLSDIMALLAENRLQMKVTGLEESRLMENLQKIANRVAAGIISAALIMAAAMMMKIDTGWHLFGYPLIALVLLLIGVVLGLGIVTSALLFDRRARAREERGHR